One window of Nicotiana tomentosiformis chromosome 11, ASM39032v3, whole genome shotgun sequence genomic DNA carries:
- the LOC104103943 gene encoding defensin J1-2, which yields MAGYPKVVATVFLMLMLVFATEMGPMVAEARTCESQSHRFKGLCFSKSNCASVCHTEGFYGGHCRGFRRRCFCTRHC from the exons atggcTGGCTATCCCAAAGTTGTTGCAACTGTTTTCCTTATGCTGATGCTGGTTTTTGCTACTG AGATGGGACCGATGGTGGCTGAGGCGAGGACCTGTGAGTCGCAGAGTCACCGATTCAAAGGACTGTGTTTCAGTAAGAGCAACTGTGCTTCTGTTTGCCATACAGAGGGCTTTTACGGTGGCCACTGCCGTGGATTCCGTCGCCGTTGCTTCTGCACCAGACACTGTTAA